The Sulfurihydrogenibium sp. YO3AOP1 genome has a window encoding:
- a CDS encoding twin-arginine translocase TatA/TatE family subunit, whose translation MGSIGMTELLLIFGIIVLLFGAKKLPEIGRGLGEGIRSFKSAISGEEKKEDEKVVTPKEIEAEVIKKEKVKENA comes from the coding sequence ATGGGTTCTATTGGAATGACAGAGCTTTTACTAATATTTGGAATTATAGTTTTACTATTTGGTGCAAAAAAGTTGCCTGAGATAGGAAGAGGATTAGGCGAAGGAATCAGAAGCTTTAAGTCGGCTATATCTGGCGAAGAGAAGAAAGAAGATGAAAAAGTTGTCACACCTAAGGAAATAGAAGCAGAAGTAATAAAAAAAGAAAAAGTTAAAGAAAATGCTTAA